A genome region from Schlesneria paludicola DSM 18645 includes the following:
- a CDS encoding DNA gyrase/topoisomerase IV subunit B, translating into MSNAEYTSKDIQVLEGLDHVRMRPSMYIGGTDTRGLHHLLWEIVDNSVDEHLAGHCNEIIVTLHKDASAVTVDDNGRGIPVDTHPKTKKSTLETVLTTLNAGGKFDSQAYARSGGLHGVGSSVTNALSIEMVATVRRDGYEWTQRYKRGRPTTPLKQVKPFRGHGTIIYFRPDDEIFSKTTFNHDTIRQHLEDIAYIHAGLKLTFIDEQKKEKLEFFHPDGIVSYLAKILSEGQKKAIHELPFSASRDDSQAKIEAVLQWTESTDEQLRSYVNGIRTHAGGTHESGFKSAIAKAVRNYMEVHDIKIKGVVIENSDIREGMLGILSVFLSNPMFQGQTKEKLNNPEMTAAVEGMVRPALETWLNNNPTIADAVIGRIVLAARARQASREAATDVRRKTSTTRRTNLPGKLMDCRATDPAEAELFIVEGLSAGGTAGMGRDSRTQAILPLRGKILNTETLATSKILESQEIKDLVETLGTGLGPNFDIRRLRYDRIILMMDADSDGYHISTLLLTFFFRHMRELIINKKLYLAQPPLYKIQVGTQIHYAKDDAHKEEILASLPANRKPEIGRFKGLGEMTAVQLKETTLDPKTRTLLAVDVDSLVEADQTFSQLLGKDASERYRIIMSEANLVDDLDV; encoded by the coding sequence ATGTCCAACGCTGAATACACTTCAAAAGATATCCAGGTTCTTGAAGGACTCGATCACGTCCGCATGCGTCCTTCGATGTACATCGGCGGCACGGATACCCGCGGGCTGCATCATCTGCTGTGGGAAATTGTCGACAACAGTGTCGATGAACATCTGGCAGGGCACTGCAACGAGATCATTGTCACGTTGCATAAGGATGCGTCGGCCGTCACGGTCGACGACAATGGCCGCGGAATCCCCGTCGACACACATCCCAAGACCAAAAAGTCGACTCTCGAAACCGTGCTCACAACGCTGAATGCCGGGGGAAAATTTGATAGTCAGGCCTATGCACGCAGTGGTGGTTTGCACGGCGTGGGCTCGTCCGTGACGAATGCACTGTCGATCGAAATGGTCGCCACCGTTCGTCGTGATGGCTATGAATGGACACAGCGTTACAAACGCGGTCGCCCCACCACGCCGCTCAAACAAGTCAAGCCGTTTCGCGGTCATGGCACGATCATCTATTTTCGCCCGGATGACGAGATCTTCTCCAAGACCACGTTCAACCACGACACGATTCGCCAGCACCTGGAAGATATTGCCTACATCCACGCCGGCCTGAAGCTGACGTTCATCGACGAACAAAAGAAAGAGAAGCTCGAATTCTTCCACCCGGACGGCATTGTTTCGTACCTGGCCAAGATTCTGTCGGAAGGGCAAAAGAAGGCGATCCACGAACTGCCATTCTCGGCCTCACGCGACGACAGCCAGGCCAAGATCGAAGCGGTCCTGCAGTGGACGGAATCGACCGACGAACAACTCCGCAGCTACGTCAACGGGATCCGTACACATGCCGGCGGAACGCACGAATCCGGCTTCAAATCGGCAATCGCCAAGGCCGTGCGGAACTACATGGAAGTTCACGACATCAAAATCAAGGGCGTCGTGATCGAAAACAGTGACATCCGTGAAGGGATGCTCGGCATCCTGTCGGTCTTTCTGTCGAATCCAATGTTCCAGGGCCAGACCAAAGAAAAGCTGAACAACCCCGAAATGACCGCCGCCGTTGAAGGGATGGTCCGCCCGGCGCTCGAAACCTGGTTGAACAATAATCCGACGATCGCCGACGCGGTGATTGGGCGAATCGTGCTTGCCGCCCGTGCCCGTCAGGCCAGTCGCGAAGCCGCCACTGACGTGCGGAGAAAAACGTCGACGACACGTCGTACCAACCTTCCCGGCAAACTGATGGACTGCCGTGCCACCGACCCGGCGGAAGCCGAACTATTCATCGTCGAAGGTCTGTCCGCCGGTGGAACCGCCGGCATGGGCCGCGACAGCCGTACGCAAGCCATTTTGCCCCTGCGCGGAAAGATCCTGAATACCGAGACGCTCGCAACGTCGAAAATCCTCGAAAGCCAGGAAATCAAGGATCTCGTTGAAACCCTCGGCACCGGCCTCGGCCCCAACTTCGATATTCGGCGACTGCGATACGATCGCATCATCCTGATGATGGATGCCGATAGCGATGGCTATCACATCAGCACGCTGCTGCTCACGTTCTTTTTCCGTCACATGCGCGAACTGATCATCAACAAGAAGCTGTATCTGGCCCAACCACCGCTCTACAAGATTCAGGTGGGAACTCAGATCCACTACGCAAAAGACGATGCGCACAAAGAAGAAATCCTGGCCAGCCTGCCTGCGAATCGAAAACCTGAAATCGGCCGATTCAAAGGTCTGGGCGAAATGACCGCCGTGCAGCTGAAAGAGACGACTCTCGACCCGAAAACACGAACCCTGCTGGCGGTGGACGTCGACAGTCTGGTCGAAGCCGATCAGACGTTCTCGCAACTGCTTGGCAAGGACGCGAGCGAACGTTATCGAATCATCATGAGCGAAGCCAACCTGGTCGACGACCTGGACGTCTGA
- a CDS encoding YHYH protein, whose protein sequence is MDDLLTNHRVRPIFVGTAILVFQLVAFVTSAEEKPAHLKPIGGRWYINDQNREKPIYLYRDDDRYLDLFSYHAQDSNNDGIENIKLSHDDKCLIMKSQGYPNHPTAIFPNSDNPNSIRIQQFTFRLPLEPKLANTITRLPMGPIGTALNGVVFFNPFEAGGMNAVEGYSEVWLDSCCGHPAPNGIYHYHKYPSCVKSPFTDNGKQHSPVIGFAFDGFPVYGPYESAGVLAKDLDADSGKGLDVCNGHSDEIRGYHYHVTPGRFPYILGGYSGVVEPSNNHELRRPRQGAIENNAKPGTTMNQVLASVRPGTASRGKTHTIQLELNAVTATRHRLPDGKPSWVQIGPYEAKTISRQGNLVSAEIEIPSDATLGVLLDCHLEFTGQGGGRPTVFKKNDAFRVVE, encoded by the coding sequence ATGGATGACCTGCTGACGAATCATCGTGTCCGCCCCATTTTCGTCGGGACGGCGATTCTCGTCTTCCAACTCGTCGCGTTCGTGACATCCGCCGAAGAAAAGCCCGCCCATCTGAAACCGATTGGCGGTCGCTGGTACATCAACGACCAAAACCGCGAAAAGCCCATCTACCTCTACCGGGACGACGATCGCTATCTCGATTTGTTTTCGTATCACGCACAAGATTCCAACAACGATGGCATCGAGAACATCAAGCTCAGTCACGACGACAAGTGCCTGATCATGAAAAGCCAGGGATACCCGAATCATCCCACGGCCATCTTTCCGAATAGCGATAACCCCAATTCGATCCGCATTCAGCAGTTCACATTTCGCCTGCCACTCGAACCAAAACTGGCCAACACCATCACGCGTTTGCCGATGGGTCCGATTGGAACCGCTCTCAATGGAGTCGTGTTCTTCAACCCGTTCGAAGCCGGAGGCATGAACGCCGTCGAGGGATACTCCGAGGTCTGGCTGGATTCGTGCTGCGGTCATCCCGCCCCCAATGGGATCTACCACTATCACAAGTACCCAAGCTGCGTGAAATCGCCGTTCACTGACAACGGAAAACAACACTCGCCCGTCATCGGGTTCGCCTTCGACGGTTTTCCGGTCTATGGTCCTTATGAGTCCGCCGGTGTGCTGGCCAAAGATCTGGACGCCGACAGCGGCAAGGGGCTCGACGTCTGCAATGGCCATTCCGACGAAATCCGTGGCTATCATTACCACGTCACGCCCGGTCGCTTTCCCTATATTTTGGGCGGATATTCAGGCGTCGTCGAACCCTCGAACAATCATGAATTGCGGCGGCCACGGCAGGGAGCGATCGAGAACAACGCCAAGCCAGGCACGACCATGAATCAAGTTCTCGCGTCCGTTCGCCCGGGAACCGCCTCACGCGGAAAAACGCACACAATTCAGCTGGAACTGAACGCCGTAACGGCCACGCGTCATCGTCTTCCCGACGGCAAGCCCTCCTGGGTCCAGATCGGTCCCTACGAAGCGAAGACGATCTCCCGACAAGGAAATCTCGTATCGGCCGAAATCGAGATCCCCTCCGACGCCACGTTAGGTGTCCTGCTCGACTGTCACCTGGAGTTTACAGGGCAGGGGGGAGGTCGCCCCACGGTCTTCAAGAAAAATGACGCATTCCGAGTCGTGGAATGA
- a CDS encoding arginine/lysine/ornithine decarboxylase — protein sequence MKFRFPIVIIDEDFRSENTSGLGIRALANAIEGEGMEVLGATSYGDLSQFAQQQSRASAFILSIDDEEFTPGPELDPAIVNLRVFIEEIRRRNAEIPIYLYGETRTSRHIPNDILRELHGFIHMFEDTPEFVARHIIREAKAYTDSLAPPFFRALVHYAQDGSYSWHCPGHSGGVAFLKSPVGQMFHQFFGENMLRADVCNAVEELGQLLDHTGPVAASERNAARIFNADHCFFVTNGTSTSNKMVWHSTVASGDIVVVDRNCHKSVLHSIIMTGAVPVFLTPTRNHLGIIGPIPLEEFRPENIQKKIEANPFAKAAQAKHPERKPRILTITQSTYDGIIYNVETLKQLLDGKIGTLHFDEAWLPHATFHDFYRDMHAIGKDRPRPKESMMFATHSTHKLLAGISQASQILVRESETQKLDRNIFNEAYLMHTSTSPQYAIIASCDVAAAMMEPPGGTALVEESIVEALNFRRAMRKVADEWGSKDWWFTVWGPDSLAEDGIGHRDDWLLKANEDWHGFGNLAPGFNMLDPIKATVITPGLGVSGKFAESGIPASILTRYLVEHGVIVEKTGLYSFFIMFTIGITKGRWNTLVSALQQFKDDYDKNQPMWRILPEFCQQYPRYEAIGLKELCQQIHDTYKNNDVARVTTEMYLSDMMPAMKPSDAFDMMAHREIDRVEIDQLEGRATAVLLTPYPPGIPLLIPGERFNRTIVEYLKFARMFNEKFPGFDTDIHGLVEEVSNGKRRYFVDCVRQKSENGNGNGGNGIGNGH from the coding sequence ATGAAATTCAGATTTCCAATCGTCATCATCGACGAGGATTTTCGGTCCGAGAATACATCTGGTTTGGGAATTCGCGCGCTGGCGAACGCCATTGAAGGCGAAGGCATGGAAGTGCTCGGTGCCACCAGCTATGGGGATCTGTCCCAGTTCGCACAGCAGCAAAGCCGCGCTTCGGCATTTATCCTGTCGATCGACGATGAAGAATTCACGCCGGGCCCGGAACTCGACCCCGCCATCGTCAACCTGCGTGTGTTCATCGAAGAGATTCGCCGCCGCAACGCCGAAATCCCGATCTACCTTTACGGCGAAACCCGCACCTCGCGCCATATCCCCAACGATATTCTGCGCGAACTGCACGGCTTCATTCATATGTTTGAAGACACGCCCGAATTCGTGGCGCGACATATCATCCGCGAAGCGAAGGCCTATACCGACAGCCTGGCGCCGCCGTTCTTCCGTGCGCTCGTCCATTACGCTCAGGATGGATCGTACTCGTGGCACTGTCCCGGCCATTCCGGCGGTGTCGCATTTCTAAAGAGTCCCGTCGGACAAATGTTCCACCAGTTCTTTGGTGAAAACATGCTGCGAGCCGACGTCTGTAACGCCGTGGAAGAACTCGGCCAGTTGCTCGATCACACCGGCCCCGTCGCCGCGTCCGAACGCAACGCCGCGCGCATCTTCAACGCCGATCACTGCTTCTTCGTCACGAACGGAACGTCCACCTCGAATAAGATGGTCTGGCACTCGACCGTCGCGTCGGGCGATATCGTCGTCGTCGATCGCAACTGCCATAAATCGGTCCTGCATTCGATCATCATGACCGGTGCCGTCCCCGTCTTTCTGACGCCGACGCGAAATCATCTGGGGATCATCGGACCGATCCCACTGGAAGAATTCCGCCCCGAAAATATCCAGAAGAAGATCGAAGCCAACCCATTCGCCAAAGCCGCTCAGGCCAAGCACCCCGAACGCAAGCCGCGGATCCTGACGATCACGCAAAGCACGTACGATGGCATCATCTACAATGTCGAGACGCTCAAGCAGTTGCTCGACGGCAAGATCGGCACGCTGCACTTCGACGAAGCCTGGCTGCCGCACGCCACGTTTCACGACTTCTATCGCGACATGCACGCGATCGGAAAGGATCGGCCGCGCCCCAAAGAATCGATGATGTTCGCCACGCATTCGACGCACAAACTGCTGGCGGGAATCTCGCAAGCGTCGCAGATCCTGGTGCGCGAGTCGGAAACGCAAAAGCTCGACCGCAACATCTTCAACGAAGCGTACCTGATGCACACCTCGACATCGCCGCAATACGCGATTATCGCCTCGTGCGACGTCGCGGCCGCGATGATGGAACCGCCCGGCGGAACGGCGCTGGTCGAAGAATCGATCGTCGAAGCACTCAACTTCCGACGTGCGATGCGCAAGGTGGCCGACGAATGGGGTAGTAAAGACTGGTGGTTCACCGTCTGGGGCCCCGATTCACTGGCCGAAGACGGCATCGGGCACCGCGACGACTGGCTGCTGAAAGCCAACGAAGACTGGCACGGGTTCGGCAACCTGGCGCCGGGCTTCAACATGCTTGACCCGATCAAGGCGACGGTCATCACGCCGGGCCTCGGTGTCAGCGGAAAATTCGCCGAGTCCGGGATTCCGGCCTCGATCCTGACCCGTTACCTGGTCGAGCACGGGGTCATCGTCGAAAAGACGGGGCTATACTCGTTCTTCATCATGTTCACGATCGGCATCACGAAGGGCCGCTGGAATACGCTGGTGAGTGCCCTTCAGCAGTTCAAGGACGACTACGACAAGAACCAGCCGATGTGGCGAATTCTTCCCGAATTCTGCCAGCAGTATCCGCGTTACGAGGCGATCGGCCTCAAAGAACTATGCCAGCAGATTCACGACACGTACAAGAATAACGACGTCGCCCGCGTGACGACCGAGATGTACCTGTCCGACATGATGCCCGCGATGAAGCCTTCGGACGCGTTCGACATGATGGCCCATCGCGAAATTGATCGCGTCGAGATCGACCAGCTGGAAGGCCGCGCCACGGCCGTGCTGCTCACACCGTATCCACCCGGCATCCCGCTGCTGATCCCGGGTGAACGTTTCAACCGAACGATCGTCGAATACCTGAAGTTCGCGCGCATGTTCAACGAAAAGTTCCCCGGCTTCGACACCGACATTCACGGACTCGTGGAAGAAGTGAGCAACGGCAAACGCCGCTACTTCGTCGACTGTGTTCGCCAAAAATCAGAGAATGGAAACGGCAACGGCGGAAATGGAATTGGAAACGGCCACTGA
- a CDS encoding ABC transporter permease: MFAVPVGRILWKEYRAQRTLWLACAGLGCLIEILIACFVGNEKTMIMSGVPGILAMCYGAACSAVLFAGEREERTSDWLLNLSVPPAALVVGKFGFAILSTIALQLVIAIPCVVMRPAGITPQHLQTFFVPFGLLGLVWMLLGSLTSRRVLVSIGAMAMWWIVTFLPIMALSSNFFFQDSSNQRTQAIGIFVVDFLFFAIFVVDVGVTWRWSQGRYWDGSIVDRLQQWCAERLKALPGRRWKARPLIGRIENEQSWRRTWQRLIWHERHRESLHLLLLAVGCLAGLTIPVDGLLSFTHRAHLVWLGMLALPMAMGVLAFEPSRAKPQGSFLINRGVSPGVVWLAKNVVWLARAFWIPGIIFVVGYWCERSADPLLGGGSSQGTHPLQELYQRMMTRPDLAVCYVLLCYGCGQLAATLVQSAILAGAFGVVLNLIAASWLLSTDWLELPLWWFWGIPILACPLISFWQMRPRMLDDQSWIRHGTLAAAVVAVPLVLLISLSVYRVHEVQVLPHVDSTMRIQSGILSRELIAASRPSPDDIAFRDRVVQILQSRGDDRVFADQLVVLLNGEPNVLRIPFKTSSASYESTITALRSAILVRANEQMRAGERDKSLESLLATLKLARLLAKDQVFYGSWTKWSGSQFDVLDALVNWANCPFQTPASIREGMKLTEAELTLFPTATEAIMASYQHDREVTDATSIGQINDYVMDSTHLIPLTAPDLIGILYFPWERVRMKTLMELEAEFLFAGAWGLETQLKDLSSHAASQPDVQSVHPYQNQRQMFAAAYAVRDRNRKMILQRATEIRAALLRIELIAYRLEHQTLPTELVELLETANSLNIVDPWSNRAFEYYPTMILSKGGRGTALVPVSATHVQFKNEDNSDMIPGMPPLTPQQVLEPSAIERLVPSPEAHTRKLEWIRPLRALFLIPEQIKVPVEP; this comes from the coding sequence ATGTTTGCAGTACCTGTGGGGCGTATCCTTTGGAAAGAATACCGGGCTCAACGCACGTTGTGGCTCGCGTGTGCCGGGCTGGGTTGTCTCATTGAGATCTTGATCGCCTGTTTTGTCGGCAACGAAAAAACGATGATCATGTCAGGTGTCCCTGGCATTCTGGCGATGTGTTACGGGGCCGCCTGTTCCGCGGTCTTGTTCGCTGGCGAACGTGAAGAACGGACAAGTGACTGGCTATTGAATTTGTCCGTACCACCCGCTGCGCTCGTGGTTGGCAAGTTTGGTTTCGCCATTCTCTCAACCATTGCCTTGCAGTTGGTGATTGCGATTCCGTGCGTCGTGATGCGACCTGCCGGGATCACACCTCAACACCTTCAGACGTTCTTCGTTCCGTTCGGACTGCTCGGTCTGGTGTGGATGTTGCTGGGTTCGCTGACAAGTCGACGCGTCTTAGTGTCAATCGGCGCGATGGCGATGTGGTGGATTGTGACGTTCCTTCCCATCATGGCACTGTCCTCGAATTTCTTTTTTCAAGATTCATCGAATCAACGAACACAGGCCATCGGGATTTTCGTCGTTGATTTTCTGTTCTTCGCAATTTTTGTGGTGGATGTCGGGGTGACATGGCGTTGGTCGCAGGGGCGGTATTGGGATGGTTCCATCGTTGATCGACTCCAGCAATGGTGTGCCGAACGGCTTAAAGCCTTGCCTGGGCGGCGATGGAAAGCCCGACCCCTGATCGGGCGAATTGAGAACGAGCAGTCGTGGCGTCGCACCTGGCAACGGTTGATCTGGCACGAACGACATCGCGAGTCCCTGCACCTGCTTCTTTTAGCCGTTGGATGTCTTGCGGGATTGACGATTCCTGTGGACGGCTTATTGAGTTTTACGCACCGGGCCCACCTTGTCTGGCTAGGAATGCTGGCGTTGCCGATGGCGATGGGGGTCCTCGCGTTCGAGCCGTCTCGAGCGAAGCCGCAAGGTTCGTTCCTGATCAATCGCGGTGTGTCACCGGGCGTCGTCTGGCTGGCAAAGAATGTCGTGTGGTTGGCACGTGCCTTCTGGATTCCAGGGATCATCTTTGTCGTTGGATACTGGTGTGAACGCAGCGCCGATCCTCTGCTTGGAGGCGGCTCTTCGCAGGGCACCCATCCGCTTCAGGAGCTATATCAGCGGATGATGACTCGCCCCGACCTGGCGGTCTGCTATGTCCTGCTGTGTTACGGATGCGGCCAACTCGCAGCCACACTGGTGCAGAGCGCGATTCTCGCGGGGGCGTTTGGGGTGGTTCTTAACCTCATCGCGGCGTCATGGCTGCTGTCGACCGATTGGCTGGAACTGCCGCTCTGGTGGTTTTGGGGGATTCCGATCCTGGCATGTCCGCTCATTTCGTTTTGGCAGATGCGACCTCGGATGCTGGACGATCAATCTTGGATTCGTCACGGCACGCTGGCTGCGGCCGTGGTCGCGGTTCCGCTCGTTCTATTGATTTCGCTCAGTGTCTATCGTGTTCACGAAGTGCAGGTCCTGCCACACGTTGATTCGACTATGAGAATCCAGTCGGGAATTCTGTCTCGCGAGTTGATCGCCGCGAGCCGACCGTCGCCGGATGACATTGCGTTTCGAGACCGGGTTGTGCAGATCCTCCAAAGTCGAGGTGACGATCGTGTTTTTGCGGATCAGCTTGTTGTCCTTTTGAACGGCGAGCCGAACGTGCTCCGTATTCCATTTAAAACGTCGTCCGCTTCGTACGAGTCGACCATCACGGCTCTCAGATCGGCCATTCTTGTTCGTGCGAACGAGCAGATGCGAGCTGGTGAGCGGGACAAATCACTGGAAAGCCTGCTCGCGACGTTGAAGCTGGCACGGCTGTTGGCGAAAGACCAAGTATTTTACGGGAGTTGGACGAAATGGTCTGGCTCGCAGTTTGATGTGCTGGATGCTCTCGTCAATTGGGCCAATTGCCCGTTTCAGACACCGGCGTCGATTCGGGAAGGAATGAAGCTGACCGAAGCAGAACTCACGCTGTTTCCCACAGCGACAGAAGCGATCATGGCATCGTATCAACACGATCGAGAAGTGACGGATGCGACTTCGATCGGCCAGATCAATGACTATGTGATGGATAGCACGCATCTGATTCCGCTAACCGCTCCCGATCTGATTGGGATTTTGTACTTTCCATGGGAAAGAGTACGAATGAAGACCTTGATGGAACTCGAGGCAGAGTTCTTGTTTGCAGGTGCCTGGGGCCTGGAGACGCAACTCAAGGATCTCAGCTCTCATGCCGCTTCTCAACCGGACGTTCAATCCGTCCATCCGTATCAGAATCAGAGACAAATGTTTGCAGCAGCTTACGCCGTCCGGGATCGTAATCGCAAAATGATCTTGCAGCGTGCGACGGAAATTCGAGCGGCGCTTTTGCGGATCGAATTAATTGCATATCGATTGGAGCATCAGACGCTTCCCACGGAACTAGTGGAGCTGCTCGAAACGGCGAATTCGTTGAACATTGTCGATCCCTGGTCCAACCGTGCGTTCGAATACTATCCGACAATGATACTGAGCAAGGGTGGACGCGGGACGGCACTGGTACCGGTTTCGGCGACCCATGTTCAGTTCAAGAATGAGGATAACAGCGACATGATCCCGGGGATGCCTCCCCTGACGCCGCAGCAAGTTCTGGAGCCTTCGGCGATTGAGAGACTCGTCCCTTCGCCGGAAGCGCACACTCGAAAGTTGGAGTGGATTCGCCCATTGAGAGCATTGTTCCTGATTCCCGAGCAGATCAAGGTGCCCGTGGAGCCGTAG
- a CDS encoding ABC transporter ATP-binding protein, whose product MTALFEFQQVTKQFGRQTALDRVSLTGERGEVVALLGENGAGKTTALKILLGLIKPDGGSSRVLGLDSQLHGAEIRRRVGYMPDRPALYEWMTVAEIGWFAAGFYPLGYQQRYQHLIQKFELPNDKAIKNLSKGMQGKVSLALAMSHEPELLVLDEPTSGLDPLVRREFLESMIDVAAGGRTVLLSSHQMVEVERVADKIAIIRGGKLVLFESLDVLKNRVQEVIITCDMMETIPPDLPPGASLLGAQRLARQWQMLVRDLDELGAAQLVDEASHLDVEIRTPSLEQIFVVCMKSDVLIEYESPPDRVAVR is encoded by the coding sequence ATGACAGCCCTCTTCGAATTTCAACAGGTGACAAAACAGTTCGGCCGACAGACGGCGCTCGATCGCGTTTCGCTGACGGGCGAACGTGGCGAGGTGGTGGCTCTTTTGGGCGAGAACGGTGCCGGCAAGACGACGGCGCTGAAGATTCTGCTCGGGCTGATCAAACCTGATGGCGGTTCGTCACGTGTCTTGGGGCTCGACAGCCAATTGCATGGGGCCGAGATCCGGCGTCGGGTTGGCTACATGCCCGACCGCCCTGCCCTATATGAATGGATGACCGTCGCGGAAATCGGCTGGTTCGCCGCAGGATTTTATCCGCTTGGTTATCAGCAGCGGTATCAGCACTTGATCCAGAAATTTGAATTGCCGAACGACAAGGCGATCAAGAATCTGTCTAAGGGCATGCAGGGGAAAGTGTCGCTGGCCCTGGCGATGTCGCATGAGCCGGAATTACTTGTGCTGGATGAACCGACGTCGGGGCTTGATCCACTGGTGCGGCGTGAGTTTCTGGAAAGCATGATTGATGTGGCAGCGGGAGGCCGCACCGTGCTGCTGTCGAGTCATCAGATGGTGGAAGTGGAGCGGGTGGCCGACAAGATCGCGATCATTCGCGGCGGGAAGCTGGTGCTGTTCGAGTCACTGGATGTCCTGAAGAATCGTGTCCAGGAAGTCATTATCACATGCGATATGATGGAGACGATCCCCCCTGACCTGCCTCCCGGGGCATCACTGTTGGGGGCTCAGCGACTTGCCCGTCAGTGGCAGATGCTGGTTCGTGATCTGGATGAACTCGGGGCTGCTCAACTGGTTGACGAGGCCAGTCATCTGGATGTCGAGATTCGGACGCCGTCACTGGAGCAGATCTTCGTGGTCTGCATGAAGTCGGACGTTTTAATTGAGTATGAATCACCCCCCGACCGCGTCGCGGTTCGCTGA
- a CDS encoding GntR family transcriptional regulator — protein MFFEINPSNGVAIFEQIARQVKYAVANGALRAGELVPSVRELATRLAVNPNTVARAYRDLQADGFLEAMRGEGLRVTKQAIERSGKHRTKLLHERIRQVVVEAKQSGLTEDEFYALVDQLWKKEQIEV, from the coding sequence GTTTTTCGAAATCAATCCCTCGAACGGTGTCGCGATCTTTGAGCAGATTGCGCGGCAGGTGAAGTATGCTGTGGCGAACGGGGCGCTTCGCGCGGGCGAGCTGGTGCCTTCGGTGCGCGAATTGGCAACGCGGTTGGCGGTGAATCCGAATACCGTGGCGCGGGCCTACCGAGACTTGCAGGCAGACGGGTTTCTGGAGGCGATGCGCGGGGAAGGCTTGCGGGTCACGAAGCAGGCGATCGAGCGCAGCGGCAAGCATCGAACCAAACTACTCCATGAGCGGATTCGACAAGTCGTCGTCGAGGCGAAGCAAAGCGGTCTGACGGAAGACGAGTTTTACGCGCTGGTCGATCAGCTCTGGAAAAAAGAACAGATCGAGGTCTGA